A region from the Phaenicophaeus curvirostris isolate KB17595 chromosome 30, BPBGC_Pcur_1.0, whole genome shotgun sequence genome encodes:
- the LOC138732413 gene encoding ankyrin-3-like translates to MAQGERETLLALQRALTDEQFQSLKFLLEEQVPLGLLLPATRPDLCRLLLQRFPGQALRVTAELLRQIGRHDLLQKYQLPGAEDEATNGSSKNENANDSSKNEDANGCSKNEDASGCSKNEDAHRVSSPRAFSAPRRLSEKELMQVAQKLGREWQEVGIVCLGLERNRLDQIREDNPRSVVLQSFEMLREWRRRHKDEATASRLWACLAPASLDPELLDLLQSFQKD, encoded by the coding sequence ATGGCGCAGGGCGAGCGGGAGAcgctgctggctctgcagcgAGCGCTGACGGACGAGcagttccagagcctcaaattcctgctggaggagcaggtgcCGCTGGGCCTCCTCCTGCCGGCCACGCGCCCCGATCTCTGCCGCCTCCTCCTCCAACGCTTCCCGGGCCAGGCCCTGCGCGTCACCGCCGAGCTCCTGCGCCAGATCGGCCGCCACGACCTCCTCCAGAAATACCAGCTCCCCGGCGCCGAGGACGAAGCCACCAACGGTTCCTCCAAGAACGAAAACGCCAACGATTCCTCCAAGAACGAAGACGCCAACGGTTGCTCCAAGAACGAAGACGCCAGCGGTTGCTCCAAGAACGAAGACGCCCATCGCGTGTCCTCACCGAGGGCGTTTTCGGCTCCTCGGCGCCTGTCGGAGAAGGAGCTGATGCAGGTCGCTCAAAAACTAGGCCGAgaatggcaggaggtgggaatCGTGTGTCTGGGCTTGGAGAGGAACCGCCTGGATCAAATCCGGGAGGACAACCCGCGCAGCGTGGTTCTGCAGAGCTTCGAGATGCTGCGGGAATGGAGGCGGCGGCACAAGGACGAGGCCACGGCCTCGCGTCTCTGGGCTTGCCTGGCCCCCGCCAGCCTCGATCCAGAGCTTCTCGATCTTCTCCAGAGCTTCCAGAAGGACTAA